A single Danio aesculapii chromosome 19, fDanAes4.1, whole genome shotgun sequence DNA region contains:
- the LOC130246475 gene encoding elongation factor 1-alpha gives MGKEKTHINIVVIGHVDSGKSTTTGHLIYKCGGIDKRTIEKFEKEAAEMGKGSFKYAWVLDKLKAERERGITIDIALWKFETSKYYVTIIDAPGHRDFIKNMITGTSQADCAVLIVAGGVGEFEAGISKNGQTREHALLAFTLGVKQLIVGVNKMDSTEPPYSQARFEEITKEVSAYIKKIGYNPASVAFVPISGWHGDNMLEASSNMGWFKGWKIERKEGNASGTTLLDALDAILPPSRPTDKPLRLPLQDVYKIGGIGTVPVGRVETGVLKPGMVVTFAPANVTTEVKSVEMHHESLTEATPGDNVGFNVKNVSVKDIRRGNVAGDSKNDPPMEAANFNAQVIILNHPGQISQGYAPVLDCHTAHIACKFAELKEKIDRRSGKKLEDNPKALKSGDAAIVEMVPGKPMCVESFSTYPPLGRFAVRDMRQTVAVGVIKSVEKKIGGAGKVTKSAQKAAKTK, from the exons ATGGGAAAGGAAAAGACCCACATTAACATCGTGGTTATTGGCCACGTCGACTCCGGAAAGTCCACCACCACCGGCCATCTGATCTACAAATGCGGTGGAATCGACAAGAGAACCATCGAGAAGTTCGAGAAGGAAGCCGCTGAG ATGGGCAAGGGATCCTTCAAGTACGCCTGGGTGTTGGACAAACTGAAGGCTGAGCGTGAGCGTGGTATCACCATTGACATTGCTCTCTGGAAATTCGAGACCAGCAAATACTACGTCACCATCATTGATGCCCCTGGACACAGAGACTTCATCAAGAACATGATCACTGGTACTTCTCAG GCTGACTGTGCTGTGCTGATTGTTGCTGGTGGTGTCGGTGAGTTTGAGGCTGGTATCTCCAAGAACGGACAGACCCGTGAGCACGCCCTCCTGGCTTTCACCCTGGGAGTGAAACAGCTGATCGTTGGAGTCAACAAGATGGACTCCACTGAGCCCCCTTACAGCCAGGCTCGTTTTGAGGAAATCACCAAGGAAGTCAGCGCATACATCAAGAAGATCGGCTACAACCCTGCCAGTGTTGCCTTCGTCCCAATTTCAGGATGGCACGGTGACAACATGCTGGAGGCCAGCTCAAAC ATGGGCTGGTTCAAGGGATGGAAGATTGAGCGCAAGGAGGGTAATGCTAGCGGTACTACTCTTCTTGATGCCCTCGATGCCATTCTGCCCCCTAGCCGTCCCACCGACAAGCCCCTCCGTCTGCCACTTCAGGATGTGTACAAAATTGGAG GTATTGGAACTGTACCTGTGGGTCGTGTGGAGACTGGTGTCCTCAAGCCTGGTATGGTTGTGACCTTCGCCCCTGCCAATGTAACCACTGAGGTAAAGTCTGTTGAGATGCACCATGAGTCTCTGACCGAGGCCACTCCTGGTGACAACGTTGGCTTCAACGTTAAGAACGTGTCTGTTAAGGACATCCGTCGTGGTAATGTTGCTGGAGACAGCAAGAACGACCCACCCATGGAGGCCGCCAACTTCAACGCTCAG GTCATCATCCTGAACCACCCTGGTCAGATCTCTCAGGGTTACGCCCCAGTGCTGGACTGCCACACTGCTCACATCGCCTGCAAGTTTGCTGAGCTCAAGGAGAAGATCGACCGTCGTTCTGGCAAGAAGCTTGAGGACAACCCCAAGGCTCTCAAATCTGGAGATGCCGCCATTGTCGAGATGGTCCCTGGCAAGCCCATGTGTGTGGAGAGCTTCTCTACCTACCCTCCTCTTG GTCGCTTTGCTGTGCGTGACATGAGGCAGACCGTTGCTGTCGGCGTCATCAAGAGCGTTGAGAAGAAAATCGGTGGTGCTGGCAAGGTCACAAAGTCTGCACAGAAAGCTGCCAAGACCAAGTGA